TCGGGATTCGCCAGCATCACGGAGTAGGCGCCGGGGACGTGATGGTTCGCGCAGTGAGCGAGGAGTGCCTGGCCAGGGACGAGGCCGGCGAAGGCCTCCAGCAAGGTTGCGGCGCCTATGAGTGCAAGGGTTGGGGCATCCTCAGAAGTACATTCCCGCATGGTGACGACATCCGACAAACTCATTCTCCTGACAATGCTTTGGGCCATCTTACAAGTGCCGCTGCCGTCCTGTGTTTGCTGCTAAACTAAGGGTCCATACCTAGCCGAAGATCCGTGTGACTCCGGAACCGGCCACAGGCTCGCACCACTCGAATTCCGAAATCCCGAAGGAGACCTTCCATGGCAGATCACGCAAGCAACGGACATCAATCGAACGGAACAGGCGGATTTACCGCGAGTGGTCTGCGCCTGAAGGTCGGCCTTGCCGAGATGCTGAAGGGCGGCGTGATCATGGACGTGATCGACGCCGATCAGGCGGTGATCGCCGAGCAGGCTGGCGCGGTGGCGGTGATGGCGCTCGAGCGTGTGCCGGCGCAGATTCGCGCGCAGGGCGGTGTGGCGCGCATGTCGCACCCAAACATGATCAAGGAAGTGATGGCCGTCGTGACGATCCCGGTGATGGCCAAGGCGCGCATCGGCCACTTCGTCGAGGCGCAGGTGCTCCAGGAGCTTGGTGTCGACTTCATCGACGAGTCCGAGGTGCTGACGCCGGCGGATGAGGTTCACCACATCAACAAGCATGACTTCACGACACCGTTTGTCTGCGGCGCGAAAAACCTGGGCGAGGCGCTGCGGCGTATTGCCGAGGGCGCTGCGATGATCCGCACGAAGGGTGAGCCGGGGACAGGCGATGTGATTCACGCGGTGCGGCACATGCGGCAGATCGTCTCGGAGATCAAGGCGTTGACGGTGCTCGACCCGCAGGAACTCTATGCGGCGGCGAAGAACCTGCAGGCTCCGCTCGAGCTTGTACAGATGGTGGCGAAGGCGGGCAAGCTGCCGGTTCCGAACTTCTCGGCGGGCGGTATTGCAACACCGGCGGATGCGGCGATGGTGCGTCAGCTTGGGGCGGAGACGGTATTTGTGGGGTCGGGTATCTTCATGTCGGACTCGACGACGAAGCTGGAGGTTGGGTCGTTCAAACCGGGCGATACGTTCCGGCATACGGACCTGATCGACGGCGAGCCAGTTGCGGCAGAGCGGCTTGGGCAGAAGGTCGATCTCGCGCACTTCGGGAAGTATCGCAACCCGGCGGATCGCGCTGAGGCAGAGTCTCGGGCGAAGGCGATTGTGCGGGCGGCGACGTTCTTCGATGATCCAAAGATCGTGGCGCAATGCTCGGCGGATTGTATGGGCGCAATGAAGGGCCTGGCGGTCGCGAACATTCCTGCCGAAGAGATGATGCAGAACCGCGGCTGGTAGTCCGGCGTTACCGCGCGGCTGACCGCTTAGAATAGAACGATGTCTCCACTTACCATCGGCGTCCTGGCTCTCCAGGGCGCCTACGATGTGCATGCCAAGGCGCTTACGAGCCTGGGTGCTGTTCCGCGTCTTGTGCGTCGGCCTGAAGAGCTTGAAGGACTGGATGGGCTGATCCTGCCGGGTGGCGAATCGACCACGATCCTGAAGTTTCTCGAGCGTGATAACTTCTTCGAGGCGCTCGACGCCTTTGTGAAGGAGACGCCGACGTTTGGCACGTGCGCGGGATGCATTCTGCTGGCGAAGGACGTGAATCATCCCGCGCAGAAGTCGTTTGCGGCTCTGGATATTGCCGTTGAACGGAACGCTTACGGGCGGCAGAACGATTCGAAGATTCTGTTCGAGCCTACGACTCTGGCGGGTGGTCCGCTGGAGATGGTGTTTATCCGGGCTCCACGGATCAACCGCGTGGGTGCCGATGTCGAGGTGCTGGCCGAGCGGGAGGAGCATCCGGCCCTGGTGCGGAGCGGGCATCTGCTGGCGGCTACGTTTCATCCGGAGCTTGGGAGCGACGTCCGGGTGCACCAGCTCTTTCTGGATATGGTGCGGGAGCATAAGGATGGGCGTGGGTAGGGGCTTGGGCGCTCTATGCCGATGATCTGGCTTTTGGGACTCGCATTGCTTGTGCCGCAGCAGAAGACCGAGACGCCTGCGCTTGTGGAGCAGCTTGCGCTGGCTCAGGGACGGCATGACGCGGGGACGATCCAGGCGTCGCTGCTTGAGCTGACGGATCGGCTGGGGACGGCTGACCTCGAGAGCCTTCAGATCGTGGTTCCGGAGATCGTGCGGGCGGCCGACGATCCGGATGCGCAGACGCGCGGGCTGGCGATGCTGGCGCTGACCGCGATCAAGGGCGATGGGCTTGCCGTGTTGGAGCCGCATGCCGGAGCGATCGCGCGGCACCTGCATGATGCGAGCTTGCCGGTGCGGCAGGTGACGGTGCTTGTACTGGGGACTTTCCAGCGGCATCCGACGGCAGCAGTGATTGATCCCCTGCTGGAGAGCCTGAAGGAGGCGGATGCGCCGAAGACGATCGGGCCGGGCGTGGTGTACGCGCTGCTGACGCTTGGGGTGGACGACCCTGCGCATCCGGAGATCGGTGACGGGATCTTGCGGTTCGTGCGGCGGCCGGATCTGCCTGGAGACGTGCTGGCCAGGGTGTTGGTCGCCATTGCGAACGCACCGGTGCATAACGAGGCTTTGGATACAGGGCTTCTTGGTTTTCTTGGGAAAACTCATTCGGCTCCGACGCGGAGCGTGTTGGTGGGGCTTCTGCCGAAGCTGCGCTTGGCGCAGAAGACCCTCGATGGGACGCGGGCGGAGCTTGCCGGTTTCGCTGCCGATCCGAAGGAAGATGCGGGGGTGAAAGCGGCGGCGACCGGGGTGCTTCCCTGCTGGCATAGCTCGAGGATGAGCGATCCGTGTCCGGCGCTGCCGATGCGGTATCGCATGGTGGCTCCGCCAAAGCCGATGACGGCCCCGAGGTACCAATCTCCGCCGCTCTCCTGACACGCGAGGGTATGCTGAGGGTGTGGCCTGGTGCGATGCGGTTGGGATGGCAATGGTGCGGATGCCCTGGGGGCTGCCGAGGGACGCGTCGGCGCATGGGGTGGCGCTCGATCAGCACCTGATTCTGAATCTTTGGATTGCGTTTTCGCTGGCTGTACTGGCGCACATGATTCTGCTGATAGGAATTCTGCTGCGGCGTCCGGCGGCGGAGGCGAGCGAGCGCAGGAGATTGCTGATCGAGTATCTTCCGCTGGCAGCACTCACTTTGCTCTTTGGGTTTTTGGCTATGCGGGCGGAGAGGCTTTGGGAGGAGACGCGGTATACCGGAGCTTCACCGGCAGCGCTGCAGGTCGAGGCTACGGGGATGCAGTTTGCGTGGTACTTCCGGTACCCCGGCGTGGATGGGACGTTTGGCAGGACGTCGGCGGAACGGGTCGACCCCGGGGCGGCAAATCCGGTCGGAGTGGACCCGGCGGATCCGCATGGGGCGGATGACATGGTGAGTAGTGAGTTGGTGCTGCCGGAGGGGCGTGAGGTCGACCTAAGGTTGATAGCCCAAGATGTGATTCACGGGTTTGCGGTTCCAGAGATGCGGTTGAAGCAGAATGCGGTGCCGGGACAGACGATTCATGTGCATTTCACCCCCACGGACGCGGGAACCTATGCCATTCTTTGCACACAGCTTTGTGGGCTTGGGCATTACCGCATGCAGGCGAACCTGCGAGTGCTGACCGAAGCGGGCTACCAAGACTGGCTCAGGAAACGACAACGATGATGGGAACGCCACAGTCCGGCGCAACGGTTCGTCCGCGGAAGATTCGTTGGCTGTTTTCGACGGATCATCATGTGATCGGACTGCAGTACCTGGCACTGGCTTGTGTTGCGGTTACGGTGGGGGTGGGGCTGTCACTCTTTATGCGGCTGCATCTGATCGCGCCGGACTTTGTGGTTCCGGGGCATGGGCCGATCCTGCCGGAGGACTATCTTGCGCTGGTGACGCTGCATGGGACGCTGATGCTGTTCTTCGTGCTGACGACGGCTCCGCAGTCGGGGTTTGGGAACTTGATCTTGCCGGCGCAGATCGGTTCGCGGAGGATGGCGTTTCCGGGGCTGAACGCGGCTGGCTTCTGGACGACGGCGCTGGCGCTGGTGGTACTGCTTGGGTCGACGTTTGTGCAGGGTGGCGCGGCGATCTCGGGGTGGACGGCTTATCCACCGCTTTCGGCGATTGCGGCGGCGGGTCCGGGGCAGGGGCTCGGGATGGATCTGTGGTTGGGGTCGATCGCGCTGTTTGCGGTGGGGACTGGGATAGCCTCGGTGAACACGCTGACGACGGTGATCCGGTTTCGCTGCGAGGGGATGACATGGGAGCGGCTGCCGCTGACGGTGTGGGCATGGTTTACAGCGGCGCTGCTTTCACTGATTGCCTTTTCCGTACTGCTGGCGGCGCTTGTGCTTTTGTTTCTGGATAGGCATGCGGCTACCGGGTTCTTCGTTCCGCAGGGGGATGTGCTGAGCAGCGTGGTTCGGGCGGCCGCGGTGCATGGGAATGGAAGCCCGCTGCTGTGGCTTCACCTGTTCTGGTTCTTCGGACATCCGGAGGTGTATATCGCGATCCTGCCAGGGATGGGGCTGACGTCGATGCTGCTGGCGAACTTTTCGCGGCGACGGGTGTACGCGTACCAGATGATGATCGCGACGACGCTTCTGATCGGCGGGCTCGGGATCCTGGTGTGGGGACACCATATGTTCGTGGCAGGGCTGAACCCGTTTGTGGGAACAGCTTTCTCGATCTCCACGATGGCGATTGCGCTGCCGAGCGCGGCGAAGGTTCTGAGCTGGCTGGCGACGACGTGGCGATCGCGTCCGCACTTCGCGACGCCGATGCTTTTCTCGCTTGGCTTTGTTTCTTTCTTTGTGGTGGGTGGGCTGAGCGGCCCCATTCTGGCGCAGCCCATTCTGGATCAGTATCTGCATAACACCTTCTTCGTCGTCGCGCATTTTCACCTGATCATGGCGATGGCGGGTGTATTTGGGCTGTTCGCGGGGGTTTATTACTACTTTCCACTCATCGCGGGAAGATATCTCTCTGAGGGACTTGGGCGCGTGCACTTCTGGGGGACGCTGGGGGGAGCGTATGCGACGTTTCTGCCGATGCATATGACCGGGCTGGCGGGGGAACCGAGACACTACGCTCAGTTGACCGGGATCCCGAATGCGGCCGCGCGGCTGCTGGCGCAGACACTTCCCTTGCAGAGGCATATCAGCTACGCGGCGTTCTTTCTTGCGGCTTCGCAACTGCCGTTTGTCTGGAATGTGATACGAAGTGCGCGGTGGGGGGATCTGGCTCAGCCGAATCCGTGGAATGCCACAACGCTCGAGTGGCATCCGGCGCTGGCACCGTTTGCGGAGGAGGGTTCATCATCGGATGAACAAATCGTGGCCTACTGTTCTCCCTGCGCGTATGATCCGGGTGCTGGATGGGCCGGGTTTACCCCGCAGTGGCAGGAGATCCCTGCATCGAATGTAAAACGGGAGTAATCTGATAGCCATCGGCCTCGCAAGCCGCACCCAAACGCCCGCACCCCCAAGCGACGGAGCCCATATGCCGGCTATCTTTACGCCCACCGACACCGACCGTAAACGACCCCATGCCGATGACGGGGACCATGGCTCTGGCCGGCGGCCGCCGTACGACGACGGTCTAAAACGAACGGGCGGCGGTGGGGATAACGACAACGATAACTGGAACGACAGGCCTGCCGGGCGGCGCGGGCCGCGGGAGAAGCTGGAGCGTTACCGGCTTGGGCTGTTCTTCGCGCTTGCCGGCGACCTCATGTTCTTCGTGGCGATCATCAGCACGTTCTTCGTGACGAAGTCGTCGGGGCACTTCGATGCGTACGACCGGTACATCAACGAATGGCTGCCGACGGCGATTCCACGGATCCTGTGGCTGAACACCGCGGTACTCTTTCTGAGTTCGGTGACGGTCGAGATGGCGCGGCGGCGGATGTTTCACCAGTTCGATGTGATGGAGGAGTGGTTCGGGTTGGGCAAGCCGACGGCCAAGCGTGCCATGCCGTGGGTGATTGCGACGATCGTGCTCGGGATCGCTTTCCTGCTGGGACAGACGGTAGCGTGGCGGCAGTTGGCGCAGGAGCATGTGTTCCTGAAGTCGAACCCGAGCAGCCATTTCTTCTACCTCATCACCTACACCCATGCGATTCACCTGCTTGTCGGGATCGCCGGGTTGGCGATGGCGCTCGTTGGGCTGTTTGCTTCGAAGCAGATCGAAAACAGGCAGATCCTGGTGGATTGCGCGGCCTGGTACTGGCACTCGATGGGCTTTCTGTGGCTGTTTCTGTTCGTTCTGCTTGCGTACTTTCAGTAGATTCATCTGGACGGTATTTCTCTGGATGGGTCTGCTGGGTGCGCCGATGAGGCTTTCCGCGCAGGGATGTTCGCAGTGTAAGGACAATGCTTCAGCTATGCCTGCGTCCGCGCAGGCGGGATATCGGCAGGCGATTGTTTTGTTGATGATGGCTGGGGTTGGCTTGTTTGTGGGGACTTTGGTGATTCTTCGGCGGAATCGGTAGGGCAAGCCGTTTTTGCTGGATCGATGTGGTGGCCCGGGCAGGAGTCCAACCTGCGACCTTCGCGTTAGGAGTGCGCTGCTCTATGCAACTGAGCTACCGGGCCAGTTCTCCCAGTGTAAACTGGAACAGGTTCGCTTATGCCTGAGATCACTCGCCGCCGTTCCGTTACCTGCAACATCGGAGGAGTCCGCGTCGGCTCCGAAGCTCCTGTCGTCGTGCAGTCGATGACCAATACCGATACTGCGGATGTGGAATCGACCGTCCAGCAGATCGCGGCGCTGGCTCGTGCCGGATCCGAGATGGTTCGCATCACGGTCAACAACGACGATGCGGCGAAGGCTGTTCCGTACATCATCGAAGGCATCGCGGCCAAGGGCTGGAATACTCCGATCATCGGGGACTTCCACTACAACGGACATCAGCTTCTAACCAAGTATCCCGACTGCGCCGAGGCGCTGGCGAAGTATCGCATCAATCCTGGCAACTGCTCGATCGGGCGCAAGGACGACGATAACTTCCGCACGATGGTCGAAGTTGCGGTCAAGCACCAGAAGCCGGTTCGCATCGGCGTCAACTGGGGTTCGCTCGACCAGGCTCTGCTCACCAAGATGATGGACGAGAACTCGAAGCTGAGCGATCCGCTTCCGGCGCGCGATGTGATGATGGAGGCGATGGTCGTTTCGGCGGTCGACAATGCTGCTGCTGCCGAGCGTTACGGGCTTCGTCGCGATCAGATCATCCTTTCGGCCAAGGTTTCGGGGGTTCGGGATCTGGTGGATGTTTATTCCGAGCTGGCTCGGCGTTGCGATCATGCGCTTCACCTTGGGTTGACCGAGGCTGGGATGGGCATGAAGGGCGTTGTGGCTTCGACGGCTGGTCTTTCTCCTTTGCTCCTGGCTGGAATCGGGGATACGATTCGGGTTTCGTTGACTCCGACTCCGGGCGGCGACCGCTCGGAAGAGGTTCGTTGCGGGCAGCAGATCCTGCAATCGCTTGGGATTCGCAGCTTCATGCCGCAGGTGACGAGCTGTCCTGGATGCGGACGGACGACTTCGACTTACTTCCAGAAGCTGGCGGAAGACATCCAGGGCTACCTGGTTGAGTCGATGCCGGAGTGGAAGAAGGTTTATCCGGGCGTCGAGGAGTTGAAGCTGGCCGTGATGGGATGCATCGTCAACGGTCCGGGCGAAAGCAAGCATGCCAACATCGGCATCTCGCTTCCCGGGACATTCGAGGATCCGAAGGCTCCGGTTTACGTGGACGGGAAGTTGTTCACAACGCTCAAGGGCGATCACATCGTCGAGGAGTTCCAGGTGATTCTCGATGAGTATGTCCAGAAGCGTTATGGCAGCGGGACTCATGTGACGACTCCTACGGCCAAGGCTGAGGTGGAACCTCCGGTTTTCGCGGTGCTGCAGTAGGCGATGTTTCCCTGGGGTACCCCCCCTCCCCATAGCCTGCGTCCAAATCATTTGTAATGATGGACTTGCACGGAAGCATGGGGTGCAAATATATCATTACAAAGAAGTTACGGCTAAATATTAGTCAGCAAAGGACTTAGTGCCTCCTGCGAGTTTTGTGCCCGACCCGGGCCACCTTCGGCATGGAAAGCTGCGCCGAAGGTGGGGCACCCACTTCTTCCCCCGATGGGCGGCCGACACTCCCTTCTACTAACCTTCTGACTTAATTGTAGCGATCTCACCGAAACTAAAAGGACACCTCTCATTCCGTTTGGAATGAACGGTTTACGTGGTTTAGGGGCTTGACACGCGATTTTGCCTTTGTTTTCACGCTTTTTATTTTTCGTTCAGCGGCGTCGAGCGCTGGCGCAGGTCCTTGAGGCTATAGAAGGTGCCTCTCCAGCGGACGCCTCCCTGCCATAGGGTGATGGCCATCGAACGGAGCAGGGCGAAGATGAACATTGCGGCTGCTACCGGGAAGAAGGCCGCAGTCCAGGTGGGGATGCCGGAACGCTTGCCGTAGATCCAGTAGCCCCAGACGACGGCGGCGACGGTGATCCATGCGGGCAGCCGGGTGGGCTCGTAGAAGACCTCGAAGGCTGGAGCTACGGCGAAGACAGCTAACCAGCCGCAGGCCATGAGAAGAAGCGAGATGTGGAAGCGGAAGCCGGAGAAGACGTTCTTGGTCATGACGCCGATGAGGCCCCAGGCTCCGGGTGCCCAGTGGACCTCGACGAGGCCAAGGCCGAAGGCGACTCGCTGACGGAGACCGGCTTTTTTGACCCGGCGGGCCAGGGTGAGGTCTTCGAGGATGTCCATCTTCTGGGCCTCGAAGCCCCCGATCTGAAGGTAGGCGGAGCGCCGCATCATGTTGAAGGCACCTACGCCGACGGCATCGCGGATGGCCCTGGGGTCGGCCACCTTCCATGGGCGTGCGACCCAGAGGGCAAAGGTCTGGAAGAAGCCCATGAGGAGGCCCTCGTCCCAACGAAGAATGACGAGGGTGGGCATGGTGACGATGTGGTCGGCCTGGGTTTCGACGGCGTGGACGAGGGTGCGGCGGAGGGCGTCGGGGCGGAACATGACGTCGGCGTCGGTGAAGAGGAGGAACTCAGGCTGGAGGAGGACGGCGGCTTCGCGGGCTCCGAGGGCGAGGGCGTGGGTTTTGCCGAGCCAGCCTTCGGGAAGGTCCGTGACGTGGAGGACGGTGAGGCGGCCGGGGTAGAGGATGGCCGTCTGGTCCATGAGGATGCCGGTGAGGTCCTTGGAGCGGTCGTTAACGGCGATGACGTGGATGTTGGGGTAGTCCTGCTCCATGAGCGACTGGAGGCAGGCGTGGATGTTCGCGCCTTCGTCGCGGGCGGGGACGATGACGGTAAGCCAGGGCCGGCCTTCTGGCATGCGATCGTAGGCGGGAAGAAGGAGGTCGGGGACCTTGGGCAGGCCTCGGGCGGCGGCGGCTGTCTTCCAGATCCAGCCGAGGGCGACGATCCAGGCGATGAAGCGTATGGCGCTATCGAAGACGGGGCCGAGGAGCGCAACGGTCATGCTGTCGCGGGACCGGGATCGGGTGTGGGCGTCGAGCGGGCGACGATCGATCCGAGGAAGAAGATGGCCGAGCCGAGGATGAGGGAGATGAGCGTGACGCCAAGGCCCTTCGAGAGGGTGGAGCGATCGCTGACGGCTCCGATAACGCGGGGGGAGAGCGTGTCTCCGAAGGCGTGGATGAAGAAGAGCTGGCCGGCCATGGCGGTTGCGCGGACGGTCGCGGGCACGGCGTTGAGAGTGGCGGCGTTGACGGGGCCAGTTCCGAGGAAGATGAAGAAGATGGACGCGGCAAGGGATGGCAGGGTGAACTGATGCGGGCCGAAGAAGCAGACGATGCCACATGGGGTGGCGAGCAGGGCTCCGAGGGCTGGGACGAGGTAGAGTGCGCCACGGTTGGTCTTGAACCACTTCTGCGCGATGGTTCCGCCAGTGATGGTTCCGCAGAGGCCCGCTACGACGGTGATGGCTCCCATGATGAAGGCGGCGGACTCCTGCGAGCGGCCGTCGACGCGCTGGAGGAAGGAGGGCATCCAGACGGAGATGCCTCCGATGGTGAAAGTGACGGCGGCGTAGCCGAGGATGGAGCAGACGTAGGGCTTGTTCCTGAGCAGGGCGAGGACGGTTCCCTTCTCGATTTTGGCCTTGCCCTCGATACTTCCGCTGCGTGCGGGCTCCTTCATGAAGACGGCGATGAGGAGAGCGATGATGACTCCGGGGACGGCGGAGACGACGAAGGAGGCGCGCCAACCGAAGTGGGAGCCGACGAGGCCGCCGACGAGATAGCCGAGCGCTGCTCCGACGGGGATAGCGATGTTGAAGATGGTGAGGACGCGGTTGCGCTGGTCTTCGGGGTAGAAGTCGGCGAGGACGGCGGGGCCGAAGATGCCGAAGGAGGCCTCGCCGACGCCGAGGGCGGCGTGGCGGATATTGAGCGAATCGAAGGAGTGGACGGAGGCGGTGAAGAAGTTGATGGCCGACCAGAAGAGGGCGGCGGCGACGATCATGGGCTTGCGGGGGAAACGGTCGCCGAGCCATCCGGTGATAGGCGAGGAGGCCATGTAGGCGATCATGAACCAGAAGACGAGCGAGCCTAGTTTTTCGTCGGAGATGCTGAACTCGTGCTTGACCTGCTCCTGGACGCCGGGGAGGATGTATCGGTCGATGTAGTTGACGAAGTTGAGCGCGGTGAGGAGGACGAGCGCGACCGTGGCTCCTGCGACGGGGAGGGCTGATTTTGGCTGGCCGGGCATTGCGGGAAGGATAACAGGTTGGGGTAACGGCTACGGCTGGCCGGGACCCAATTCCGGTTGTTTTTCGGTGACGGTGCAGAAGGTGGAGGCGGCCATGGCGGCGTCCTGTTCCTTCGGCTTCACGGTCTGGAAGTGATTCGGGTCGGCATACCTTGGGTGTGCCCCGGGGACACCCCAATCGCCACCCCAGACGAGCCCGAGCGATGCACCGATGCGGCCGATGTCCTCGTAACTGCCTGAAAAGATGAGGTTGTTGTCGGGCCCGAGACGGACGACATCGAAGGCAAGACCGTAGCTGTGCATGCCGGGTTTGCTGCTCGCCGTGCTGTGCTGATCGTAAAAGGCCTGTTGGGCCTGGAGCGAACGGCAGGTCTCGAGGACCTTGATCTTGATGCCGTTGCGAGCGGCCTCCTGGATTAGCTTTCGCGCGAGGTCGGCGACGGGGGGCTTGAGGTCGTCGATGTTGGCGTCGA
This genomic window from Granulicella sibirica contains:
- the pdxS gene encoding pyridoxal 5'-phosphate synthase lyase subunit PdxS, whose protein sequence is MADHASNGHQSNGTGGFTASGLRLKVGLAEMLKGGVIMDVIDADQAVIAEQAGAVAVMALERVPAQIRAQGGVARMSHPNMIKEVMAVVTIPVMAKARIGHFVEAQVLQELGVDFIDESEVLTPADEVHHINKHDFTTPFVCGAKNLGEALRRIAEGAAMIRTKGEPGTGDVIHAVRHMRQIVSEIKALTVLDPQELYAAAKNLQAPLELVQMVAKAGKLPVPNFSAGGIATPADAAMVRQLGAETVFVGSGIFMSDSTTKLEVGSFKPGDTFRHTDLIDGEPVAAERLGQKVDLAHFGKYRNPADRAEAESRAKAIVRAATFFDDPKIVAQCSADCMGAMKGLAVANIPAEEMMQNRGW
- the pdxT gene encoding pyridoxal 5'-phosphate synthase glutaminase subunit PdxT — its product is MSPLTIGVLALQGAYDVHAKALTSLGAVPRLVRRPEELEGLDGLILPGGESTTILKFLERDNFFEALDAFVKETPTFGTCAGCILLAKDVNHPAQKSFAALDIAVERNAYGRQNDSKILFEPTTLAGGPLEMVFIRAPRINRVGADVEVLAEREEHPALVRSGHLLAATFHPELGSDVRVHQLFLDMVREHKDGRG
- a CDS encoding cytochrome C oxidase subunit II translates to MAMVRMPWGLPRDASAHGVALDQHLILNLWIAFSLAVLAHMILLIGILLRRPAAEASERRRLLIEYLPLAALTLLFGFLAMRAERLWEETRYTGASPAALQVEATGMQFAWYFRYPGVDGTFGRTSAERVDPGAANPVGVDPADPHGADDMVSSELVLPEGREVDLRLIAQDVIHGFAVPEMRLKQNAVPGQTIHVHFTPTDAGTYAILCTQLCGLGHYRMQANLRVLTEAGYQDWLRKRQR
- a CDS encoding cytochrome c oxidase subunit I produces the protein MMGTPQSGATVRPRKIRWLFSTDHHVIGLQYLALACVAVTVGVGLSLFMRLHLIAPDFVVPGHGPILPEDYLALVTLHGTLMLFFVLTTAPQSGFGNLILPAQIGSRRMAFPGLNAAGFWTTALALVVLLGSTFVQGGAAISGWTAYPPLSAIAAAGPGQGLGMDLWLGSIALFAVGTGIASVNTLTTVIRFRCEGMTWERLPLTVWAWFTAALLSLIAFSVLLAALVLLFLDRHAATGFFVPQGDVLSSVVRAAAVHGNGSPLLWLHLFWFFGHPEVYIAILPGMGLTSMLLANFSRRRVYAYQMMIATTLLIGGLGILVWGHHMFVAGLNPFVGTAFSISTMAIALPSAAKVLSWLATTWRSRPHFATPMLFSLGFVSFFVVGGLSGPILAQPILDQYLHNTFFVVAHFHLIMAMAGVFGLFAGVYYYFPLIAGRYLSEGLGRVHFWGTLGGAYATFLPMHMTGLAGEPRHYAQLTGIPNAAARLLAQTLPLQRHISYAAFFLAASQLPFVWNVIRSARWGDLAQPNPWNATTLEWHPALAPFAEEGSSSDEQIVAYCSPCAYDPGAGWAGFTPQWQEIPASNVKRE
- a CDS encoding cytochrome c oxidase subunit 3 is translated as MPAIFTPTDTDRKRPHADDGDHGSGRRPPYDDGLKRTGGGGDNDNDNWNDRPAGRRGPREKLERYRLGLFFALAGDLMFFVAIISTFFVTKSSGHFDAYDRYINEWLPTAIPRILWLNTAVLFLSSVTVEMARRRMFHQFDVMEEWFGLGKPTAKRAMPWVIATIVLGIAFLLGQTVAWRQLAQEHVFLKSNPSSHFFYLITYTHAIHLLVGIAGLAMALVGLFASKQIENRQILVDCAAWYWHSMGFLWLFLFVLLAYFQ
- the ispG gene encoding flavodoxin-dependent (E)-4-hydroxy-3-methylbut-2-enyl-diphosphate synthase, with the protein product MPEITRRRSVTCNIGGVRVGSEAPVVVQSMTNTDTADVESTVQQIAALARAGSEMVRITVNNDDAAKAVPYIIEGIAAKGWNTPIIGDFHYNGHQLLTKYPDCAEALAKYRINPGNCSIGRKDDDNFRTMVEVAVKHQKPVRIGVNWGSLDQALLTKMMDENSKLSDPLPARDVMMEAMVVSAVDNAAAAERYGLRRDQIILSAKVSGVRDLVDVYSELARRCDHALHLGLTEAGMGMKGVVASTAGLSPLLLAGIGDTIRVSLTPTPGGDRSEEVRCGQQILQSLGIRSFMPQVTSCPGCGRTTSTYFQKLAEDIQGYLVESMPEWKKVYPGVEELKLAVMGCIVNGPGESKHANIGISLPGTFEDPKAPVYVDGKLFTTLKGDHIVEEFQVILDEYVQKRYGSGTHVTTPTAKAEVEPPVFAVLQ
- a CDS encoding glycosyltransferase, yielding MTVALLGPVFDSAIRFIAWIVALGWIWKTAAAARGLPKVPDLLLPAYDRMPEGRPWLTVIVPARDEGANIHACLQSLMEQDYPNIHVIAVNDRSKDLTGILMDQTAILYPGRLTVLHVTDLPEGWLGKTHALALGAREAAVLLQPEFLLFTDADVMFRPDALRRTLVHAVETQADHIVTMPTLVILRWDEGLLMGFFQTFALWVARPWKVADPRAIRDAVGVGAFNMMRRSAYLQIGGFEAQKMDILEDLTLARRVKKAGLRQRVAFGLGLVEVHWAPGAWGLIGVMTKNVFSGFRFHISLLLMACGWLAVFAVAPAFEVFYEPTRLPAWITVAAVVWGYWIYGKRSGIPTWTAAFFPVAAAMFIFALLRSMAITLWQGGVRWRGTFYSLKDLRQRSTPLNEK
- a CDS encoding spinster family MFS transporter, coding for MPGQPKSALPVAGATVALVLLTALNFVNYIDRYILPGVQEQVKHEFSISDEKLGSLVFWFMIAYMASSPITGWLGDRFPRKPMIVAAALFWSAINFFTASVHSFDSLNIRHAALGVGEASFGIFGPAVLADFYPEDQRNRVLTIFNIAIPVGAALGYLVGGLVGSHFGWRASFVVSAVPGVIIALLIAVFMKEPARSGSIEGKAKIEKGTVLALLRNKPYVCSILGYAAVTFTIGGISVWMPSFLQRVDGRSQESAAFIMGAITVVAGLCGTITGGTIAQKWFKTNRGALYLVPALGALLATPCGIVCFFGPHQFTLPSLAASIFFIFLGTGPVNAATLNAVPATVRATAMAGQLFFIHAFGDTLSPRVIGAVSDRSTLSKGLGVTLISLILGSAIFFLGSIVARSTPTPDPGPATA